A single region of the Neisseria zoodegmatis genome encodes:
- a CDS encoding sigma-70 family RNA polymerase sigma factor: MENFKKLLASLRPDILRFAKIQLRDEYLAEDIVQETLATAIDKHSQFRGDAGVKTWVMTILKNKITDYFRSAKHTVSLEALQEENAAIDNGYEECFNDEGHWLQSASPRQWNAAPEDAANQKAFFRTLENCLKGLPEDTARIFYLREIMGMDIDEICGSFNITKDNCYVILHRARNGLRDCLQHRWFDLN; this comes from the coding sequence ATGGAAAATTTTAAGAAACTTTTGGCGTCGCTCAGACCGGATATTCTGCGTTTTGCCAAAATCCAGTTGCGCGACGAATACCTTGCCGAAGATATCGTGCAGGAAACACTGGCAACCGCCATCGACAAACACAGCCAATTTCGCGGTGATGCAGGGGTAAAAACCTGGGTGATGACCATCCTCAAAAACAAAATCACCGATTATTTCCGCAGCGCCAAACACACCGTCAGCCTCGAAGCACTCCAAGAAGAAAACGCGGCTATCGACAACGGCTACGAAGAATGTTTCAATGACGAAGGGCATTGGCTGCAATCGGCCAGCCCGCGTCAATGGAATGCAGCCCCCGAAGATGCGGCAAACCAAAAAGCTTTTTTCCGCACATTGGAAAACTGCCTCAAGGGTTTGCCGGAAGATACCGCAAGAATCTTTTATCTTCGGGAAATCATGGGCATGGATATCGACGAAATATGCGGCAGCTTCAATATAACTAAAGACAATTGCTACGTTATCCTGCACCGCGCCCGCAACGGCCTGAGAGACTGCCTGCAACACAGGTGGTTTGATTTGAACTGA
- a CDS encoding zf-HC2 domain-containing protein, producing the protein MLNCKQACALYSESLDRKLTIAERGKLYLHLALCAHCRRYRKQMLFIRQNIGNWQRKRDQE; encoded by the coding sequence ATGTTAAATTGCAAACAAGCTTGCGCATTGTATTCGGAGAGCCTTGACCGTAAATTGACCATAGCAGAACGCGGTAAACTGTATCTGCATTTGGCCTTGTGCGCTCATTGCCGCCGCTACCGCAAACAGATGCTGTTTATCCGACAGAATATCGGCAACTGGCAGCGTAAAAGAGATCAGGAATAA